The genomic stretch AGCCCGCCCCGTGCCGCAGGGGGGCGCCAGCGTATTCACCGCGGCGCGCCGGTTCGCCACGGGCGCCGAAAGCCTGTTTCCCAACGAGCCGATCGTGGAATTCTTCCGGGCGAATCTCCCGGAAGGATGCCAAACCTTCGGGGACGTCCATCGCCGGACCCGCCAGCGGGCGTTCGCCCTGGCGGTGGAATATCCCGGCAACGTGGTCCGGGTGTTCGGTGAACACCGCGAGGATCGGCTGCTCGACGGAGCGATGGCCACCTCCGCCCTGCCGCCGTATTTCCCCCCGTGGAAGGCGGGTTCGCGGCGCTACCTGGACGGCGCCCTGGCTGCCAATCTACCCGTGCGGGTGGCGGTGGATTACGGTGCCGAGGAAATTTTGGCGTTGAACGTCGAGGGGTCCATCATCTACATTGAAGGCTCGGGGATCGTCAATGTTTCGGGTTTTGCGCTCGGAGCGATGGTCGCCCAATTGACGGCCCGCCAATTGGAGGTGGCCCGCCACGAAGGCGTGCGAGTGCATTTGCTCACCCTGGACGCGGGGCCGGTCCGGCCGTGGGATTTCACCCAAGCCGAAGCGTTGATCGAGCGGGGCCGGCAGATGGCGCGGAACTATCTGGCACAGAAAGAAAATAGAATCCCCCGCGGGGCGACTTGGCGCTGGCGGTTCCAAAGGCTGTTCGGCGGCCGGCCGCGCCCAAAACCGTGGTGATCCACTGGCCCATCACTCCGTTGACTCCCGGCTGACCGCGGCGTTTCGGCGATTGGGCGCATGATGCCGGACGGAACGGGCGTAACCTAAACACGGCCCGGCCGGATTCTGCAAGCGTCCGTGACCGTCCACCGCGTTCTGCGTATATCTCTTTGGAATCCGAAAGCTTTCCGCCCGCGGATCCGTCAAGGCCGGCATCCGCTTGCGCGGGCGGGGAACTCGCCTATAATAAGGCGGCATACACCGTCGGATGTCTCGGAACCAAGGAGGCTCGCATGTCAGACCTGTTCCAGAAAATTACAGACAGCCGCAATTTGATCGAAAAGATCGGCGCGTTCATCCCCGGCTTCAAAGGCTACGTGGATCGGAATGCCCGCCGCGACGCGGACAAGCTCCTGCGCGAGACGGTGGCCACCCGCTTCGAACAGCAATGGTCGCGGGTATCGGAGCTTCAGCGCCAGATGATCCAGGAAGGCGGGATCGAATCGGTCGACGCCCTCGAGGCGGCCGCGGTCAAACTGCGGACGTTCATCGACCGCGTGCGCACCGCCCCCTACGGGTACGCGGGGTTCTTCGACGCGGTCAAGGTCAACGAACCGGAATTGATCCAACTGTATCAGTTCGACGCTTCCCTGCTCGACCGCGCGGTCCAGCTGGCCGCCGCGGTCGACAACGTCGCCGCTTCGGCGGGAACCGACGGGCTTCCGGCGGCGATCCGCAACGTGGCGACCCTCGCCCAGGACGCGCTCGACGCCTTCCAGTCGCGCAGCGAACTGATTCTCGGTCCGAACGCGCCGGCGGCGGGAGCCGCACCGGCCAGCCAGTAAGGATCCGTCAACCTTGCCGGCCGTGACGGCCGGTGTTTTGTGCGGGATTCCGATCCCCCACGGGAGAGAAGACCATGGCAAGAATTTTCGATGTCGTCGAATATCCGGATGAGATGCGGGATGAAATCGTGCACCGCTTTCCCGAAAGCGGGTACGGGGATTTCCGAATCGGTTCGCAGGTGATCGTCCGCGAGGCGCAATCGGCGGTCTTCTTCCGCGACGGCCGGGCGCTGGACACCTTCAAGGCCGGACGCCACACCATCACCACCGCCAACGTGCCCTACCTGATCGACCTGATCGGCAAGGCCTTCAACGACCGCACCCCCTTCACGGCCGAGGTGTACTTCGTCTCGATGCGCGAATTCGCCGACCAGAAGTGGGGCACCGCCCAGCCGATCATCATCCGCAACCCCGGCATGGGCTTGGGGGTGGCGCTGATGCAGGGCTACGGCTCCTACTCGTTCCAGATGGCCAATCCCCAGCAGTTCGTGTCGCAGATCGTCGGGACCACCGGCGCCTATTCCACCGCCGACATCCAGGGCCGTCTGCGCGCGATCCTGCTTTCCAAACTGGCGGACCTGCTCGGCGAGACGGCGGCCAAGAAGGACGTGCCCTCGCTGATCGGGTTGACCGAGGAGCTCGGCGCCGGAGTCCGCGCTAAAGCCCAGGACGATTTCCAGGCGGTTGGCTTGACGCTGAAGCAGTTCTACATCGAAAGCCTCAAGCCTTCGGAGAAGAGCGCCGAGGAGCTGCGGGCGATGGGCATGCTCGATATGGCCACCTACACCCAGTTGCAGGCGGCCGACGCGATGCGTGACGCGGCCAAGAACCCGGCCGGCGGAGCCGGCCTGACCGCCGGCATCGGCGCCGGGATGAGCATCGGCCAGGTGATGGGCGAGGCGCTGAAGCAGGGCGCTTCCGCCAAGAATCTGGCGGGCGGAGCGGCCGCCGCCGCCGCCGCGGCGATGCCGGACGTGATGACCCCCTCCGACGTGGCCCAAATCCTCAAGGTCAGCGAAGAGGACGTCGTCGAGCTGATCAAGGGCAAGGAGCTGAAGGCCAAGAAGATCGGCAAAGGCTACCGGATCGGCAAAGCTGCACTCGAGGAATACCTGAGCAAGTAGCTTTCCCTTATAAATGCATGAGGCTCCTTCGCTTTCGAAGGAGCCTTTTTTTTATTTCTACTCGGCCTCCCCCGCATCCGCCCTTCGGGAGGATGGGATGAGGGGGGGAGAATTGGATGGTTTATCGACGGTTTTTCAATCCTTGCATCGGGCTGAGCAGAAGCCTTTTTTTTTTCGTCCGCTCAGCCCGAGGATCGTCATGCCGGAACGGATTTGGCCGGCCTCCAACATTCTCAACAACCATTGGGTTCCGGCTGTGAGCACCTCAGCTTTCCTCGCTTCCCGAGAGCAGGCGCGAGGGTGGGCGCCGGGGTGACGAACCCAACCTGAACCCCGGGGACGGAGCTTGGAAGATTCTCCCGCAACTCGAATGGCGGCGACCTGGGATGGGGGAAACCGCCTGAGCGGGTACGCCTTTTTTATGTGACGAAGGCGGGGCTGGGGTGGGTTAAGCGGGCGCCGGCCTCCGGCGTAGAACGCTGAATGCGAGCACCGCCAGAACCAAAACGGCTGTGACCAAGGATCCGATCACCAGCGTCGGAAAGGCCGACTGCTTGACGGCGATCCCCGCCAGCGCCCAGACGATGACCAGGTTGTAGGCGATGTCGCGCCGGGTCAGGCTCACCCAGCCGGCGATCGCCAGCACCGCGGCGAACAGGATCAGCGCCCAGGTCTGCCCGTCGATGCCGAAGCCGTCCCATTCCCAGTAGTAGAGCAGGTCGGTGACGTTCGCGATCGCGGCGACCGTGATCCATCCGAGGTAGATGCTGAAGGGTACGCGCGTCCACCACGTCTCGGCGCGCGGGACCCGGGTTTTTCCGATCTCGAGGTTCAGGTAGATTGCAATCAGCGCCGCCAGCAACACAAGCATGAAGACCAGGGTCAGCGGGAACTGCTGGTAGTGCCATGCGAACAGCCAGGCGATGTTCGCCAGACTGCCGACGACGAACGGGTATCCGATCTTGCGCAGGCGGGGATTATCGCGCTGGGCGGGAAGCGCCTGGTACACGGCGTAGGCGATCAGCCCGAGGTAGATCAGCCCCCAAATCGAAAACACATAGCCCGCCGGAACGAAATACACATCGAATTGGTCCGACACTTGGCCGGTGGTCACGCCGCCCAGGGGCAGCGCATTGGCCAAAAAGTTGACGGCCAGCGTGGCGGCCACGGCCAGCGCAACCGCGACTTGCCGAATAGTATCTTTCATGGAGCCCTCCCGTTGGAGGCATGGCTGGCCGGCTGTCTCCCAAACACCCGCCTCCGCGGGGCGGATCCGGGTTTCCATGCCATGTGAAATTGGATGCCGTCCGCGGGGAAAGGTGACAGCTGCTTATGGGGGCGGGTGGCCGCGCCGCTCCGGCCGGTTTTTCCGGATCCCCGTGCGGCACGGAATGCGAAGAGGGGGTCAGAGCTTCCCCGTCAACACCGGCTGTTTGGCGGCGCGGACTTCGTCGAGGCGGCCGACCGGCGCGTGGTGCGGGGCTTCGTGCAGCAATTGCGGATCGCTCCGGGCCTCGGCGGCGATTTTCTTCATCGCCTCGGCGAACGCGTCGAGCGTCTGCTTGCTCTCGGTTTCGGTCGGCTCGATCATCAGCGCGTCGTGCACGATCAGCGGGAACATCACCGTCGGGGGGTGCACGCCGTAGTCCATCAATCGCTTGGCGACGTCGACCGCGCGGATCCCCGGCGCGTCCGCCCAGCACCCTTCGGCGACGAACTCGTGCATGCAGATCCGGTCGTAGGGAACGGCGTAAGCGCCTTTCAGCAGGGTTCGGAGGTAGTTGGCGTTCAGGACGGCGGTCTCGGCCACCCGCCGCAGCCCCTCGGCGCCGAGCATGCGGATGTAGGCGGCGGCGCGGACCAGGACGCCGAAGTTGCCGTGGAAGGCGCGCATCCGGCCGATGCTCTTCTGCGGATCGCGAAATCCGTACAATGGGGGTTCCTCCTCGCCGCCCGGATCGAGAATCGCAACGACCGGCGCGGGCAGGAACTCGGTCAGTTTTTCGGATACGCCCACCGGGCCGGAGCCCGGACCGCCGCCGCCGTGCGGGGTGGAGAAGGTCTTGTGCAGGTTGAAATGCATCACGTCGAATCCGAGGTCGCCCGGCCGGACGATCCCGAGCAGCGGGTTGAGGTTGGCACCGTCTCCGTACAACAGCCCGCCGCAGTTGTGGACTGCGTCAGCCACCTCCAGCACGTTCTCCTCGAACAATCCAAGGGTGTTCGGATTGGTGAGCATCAGCCCGGCGACGGTGGAATCGCACGCCTTGCGCAGTTCGGCGAGGTCGATGTTGCCGCGCCGGTCGGACGGCACCTCCACCGCCTCCATCCCGGCCATCGACACCGAGGCGGGGTTGGTTCCGTGGGCGGAGTTGGGGATCAGCATCCGGCGGCGGTTCCGTTCGCCGCGGTCGAGATGGTAGGCGCGGATCATCAGCGCGCCGGTCAGCTCGCCGTGGGCGCCGGCCGCCGGCTGCAGGGAAACCGCCGCCAACCCGCTGATCTCGCCCAGCCAGGACTGCAGATGGTACATCAGGGAGAGGCATCCTTGCATGCTTTCCGGATTCTGCAGGGGGTGGACAAACGCGAATCCCGGAAGGCGCGCGGCGTCCTCGTTGATTTTGGGGTTGTATTTCATCGTGCACGAGCCCAGGGGGTAGAAGCCCTTGTCGACCGCGTAGTTCATCTGCGAGAGGCGCAGGAAATGCCGGACGACGTCGGCTTCCGACAGCTCGGGCAGCGGCAGGTCCTTGCGAATCAGCGACGGGGGCAGGGTGGAGGGATCCACGTCGAGGGCGGGCAGGCTCACTCCGCTGCGCCCCGGCGCAGAAAGTTCGTATACCGTCGGCTCGGTCATGGCATCCGCCTCATAAGGATTCCTCCGCCAGGGCGTCGGCGAGTCGGTCGATTTGCTCGCGCGGGGTCATTTCGGTGAAAGCCAGCAGCATGTGGTTGGCCAGGCACGGAAAATCCCGCCCCAGATCGTATCCGCCGATGATCTCCCAATGATCCAATAAATTCCGGTTTATCTCGGCGACCGATTTCGGGCAGCGCAGGACGAATTCGTGGAAGAAGGGGAAGCGCGAGACGACCTGGAATCCGGGCAGCCGGGCAACCCGGTCGGCGGCGTAGTTGGCGCGGTGGTAGCACAGTTCGGCCACCCGCCGCAGGCCGTGCTTCCCCAGCAGGCTGAGGTAGACGGTCGCCGCCAGCGCCATCAGCGCCTGGTTGGTGCAGATGTTCGAAGAGGCCCGTTCGCGCTTGATGTGCTGTTCGCGCGCGGCGAGGGTGAGCACGTATCCGCGGCGCCCCTGCCCGTCGGACGTCTCCCCGGCGATGCGGCCGGACATTTTATGCAAGTAGGCCCGCCGCGTGGCGAAGAACCCCAGGTACGGGCCGCCGCAGGAAAGGGGAATGCCGAGCGGCTGGCCTTCCCCGAAGACGATGTCCGCCCCCATCTCCCCCGGGGGTTTCAGCAGTCCGAGGGCGATGGGGTTGACCGCCACCGCCAGGAGCGCCCCGGCGGTGTGCACCACCTCCGCCAGCGGCGCGAGGTCGTCGACTTCCCCCACGAACGACGGGTAAGGAGCCACCACCACGGCGGTGGATTCGTCGACGCAGGTCGCCAGGTGCTTGATCCGGCTCCGGGCTTGGAAGGCCGAGTAGGTTTCGGGGGTTTCGTCGCCGGCGAAATGGATGTCCGCCCCCTGCAGGTAGGTGCGGATGACCCGCCGGTAATGCGGATGCAGGACCGGCGAGAGCACCACCCGCCGGCGCCCGCGCGATTGCTGCAGGGCGAGGACCACCGCCTCGGCGGCGGCCGTCGCCCCGTCGTAATGCGAGGCGTTGGCCGCTTCCATTCCGGTCAGCGCCGCGATCAGGGTCTGGAATTCGAAGATGGATTGCAAAGTTCCCTGGGAAATTTCCGGCTGGTACGGCGTATAGGCGGTGTAGAACTCGCCCCGCAACAGGAGGTGGTTGACCGCCGGCGGGATGTAGTGGTGGTAGGCGCCCGCGCCGAGGAAACAAGCCGTATCCTGCGCCTGCACGTTGGCTTCCGCCAAGAACCGCATTTCCGAGATTGCCTCCGGCTCGGAGGCCGGAGCCGGAAGGTTTAGTTTCGGATACCGCCGGGTTTCCGGAACGGCGGAGAACAAATCCTCGATCCTGTTAACGCCGACGGCCTTGAGCATTTCGGCGCGTTCCGCTTCGGTATGGGGAAGAAAGGGCATGCTGCCTCTGGTTGGCGGAGCCGCTCCCGGCGCTCCGCGGGACCGCCGTCAGCGCTGGCGTCCGGCGCAATACGCTTCGTAGCTCTTCGCGTCCATCAGCAAATCCAACTCGGCGGGATCGGACAGAGTGAATTTCACCATCCAGCCTTCGCCGTAAGGATCTTTGTTGATCACTTCAGGCGCGCCGGCGAGCGCGGGGTTCACATCGGTCACCGTTCCGCCGGCTGGGAGGTAAATCTCCGCCGCCGCCTTTACCGATTCCACCGAGGCGGCCGGTTTGCCCTGCGCCAAGGCGTCGCCTTTTTTAGGGAACACTTCCACATAGACGATGTCGGAGAGCTGGCTTTGGGCGTAGTCGGTGATGCCCATGGAGGCTTGGTTTCCCTCCACCCGGACCCATTCGTCGGTTTTCGTGTATTTCAATTCGTTCGGGACGATCATGCGAAACCTCCAAGAGACAAAGTGCCGTGCGCGCCGGCGCACGCTCCGGCGGCGATCCATTGCCGGGCGAAGGGCGGGAGTGTTCCTGGCCGGGCGTGGAAGACGTCGTCAACCGACCTCCTTGCGAGCGCCGCCGCCCTTGCGGCGCGGGGCGGGGTCGGGGCCGGGGGGTGAAGTGACGAAGCCCCTCTTTTTTCAGAAGAAGAAAATTGCTTCGCTCCTTCCGGCCGCTCGCCAAGATGCCTGGGAACGCCTTTTCAGGACCCTGCTGGGCGGAAAAAGCAAAGCTCCGGCACCCGGTTCGCGGGGACGGGTTTCGGCACGGAAACTCCCCCTCGGATTGCGGACGCCGAAGGTTCTTTTTTTTTCCCGCGCTTCGGCATGGGATGCAACCGGATTCTATGAAGCGGCGGACGGAAAGTCAAGGAAGGAATGTCAAAAAAAGGGGGAGTATAATCCTGAGTGTGCCGCGGCCGCCGGGAAAACGCCGATTTCGAAAAAGACGGCCGGCAATTTCGGGGTGAGAGGAGCCCTTCATCCGCAGGATGGCAGCGCGAAAAATCCGCGTTCTGATGGCGAAACCGGGGTTGGACGGGCATGACCGCGGGGCGAAGGTGGTCGCCCGCGCACTGCGGGATGCCGGGATGGAAGTGATCTACACCGGTTTGCGCCAGACCCCCGAAATGATCGTCGATGCCGCGCTGGAGGAAGACGTCGACGTGATCGGCCTGTCGATCCTATCCGGCGCGCACGGCAGTCTGATCCCGCGCGTCATGCGGCTATTAAAAGAAAGGGGGCTCGAGCGCGTGCGGGTCCTGGTTGGGGGCATCATCCCCGAGGCCGAGATTCCCGATCTGAAGACGGCGGGGGTCGCTGAAGTGTTCGGCCCGGGGACGCCCACCGCCGACGTGGCGGAGGCCATCCGGCGGCTGTTGGGAGAACCCCAGCCCGGATAAAGCGCGACGGATGCCGACCCAGACCGACCTCGTTGCGGCGGGCGACCGCCGTGCTCTCGCCAACCTGATCAGCCGGATCGAGCGGGAGGATCCCGAAGCGCGGGAGATCCTCGGCCGGCTACACGGGCGGACCGGCAAGGCGATGATCGTCGGCATCACCGGGGCGCCCGGCACCGGAAAATCGACCCTTGCGGCCGTGCTGGCCCGCGCCTTCCGCCTCGGCGCCGGCGGCGAACCGCCGCGGACGGTCGGCATTCTGGCGGTCGATCCGACCAGCCCGTTCTCGGGGGGAGCCGTCCTCGGCGACCGGATCCGGATGCGCGATCTGGCCGGCGACGCGGGGGTGTTCATCCGGTCGATGGCCTCCCGCGGGCAGCTCGGCGGCCTTTCGCGGGCGAGCGAAGGGGCCGTGCGCGCCCTCGACGCGGCGGGCTTCGAAGTGATCCTGGTCGAGACGGTGGGCGTCGGGCAGGACGAAGTCGAGATCGCCCGCCGGGCCCACACGGTGGTGGTCGTCGAAACGCCGGGACTGGGCGACGACATCCAGGCGCTCAAGGCCGGAATCCTCGAGATCGCCGACATCCTGGTGGTCAACAAGGCCGATCTGCCCGGCGCGGATTCGGCCGCCGCCTCGCTCCGGGCGATGCTCGGACCCTCGTCCGGCGGCGCGGGGGGTTGGGAAACGCCGATCATCCTGACGACCGCCGCCGCCGGAAAAGGCGGGCAGGAATTGGCCGCCGCGATCCGCGAACACCGCGATTTCCTGCGCCGGACCGGCGCCGACCGCAAGCGGGAGCGGGACCGGGCCGAGGCGGATTTGCGCGAGCGGATGCGGGAGCGGTTGTTCGAACGCTGGCAATCCTCCAACCCGCGCGGGCTTGCGGGGTGGATCGAACGGATCGCCGCCCGCGAGTGCTCGCCGGAGGATGCGGCGGAGAAGTTGTTGGGAGAGTAACCCCGCCCTCCCCCCACAATCACGTCCCCCCATTCCTTTGGAATAGGGGGACCATAGGGGGGTGGGTAGGGAAGGGGAGGGGTTCGAGGAAATGCGATGCACTACTTCGGAGAAAAAATCCGCCTGCGCGCGATCGAACGGGACGACCTGCCGCGGTACGTGGCCTGGTTCGCCGATTCCGCCGTCAGCGAGAACCTCTCGAGCCAGATGCCGATGAGCCTAGCCCACGAGGAGCGCTGGTACGAGGAGAACCTCAAGCAGCCCCCGGATCAGCAAGCCTTGGCGGTGGACCTGGACCGGGGCCGGGGGAAATGGGAGCATGTCGGCGGGACGGGGTTTCATGTCGTCGATCAGCGCAACCGCTTCGCCGAATGCGGGCTGTTCATCGGGGTGAAGAAATACTGGGGCAAAGGGTACGGCCGGGATATCCTCCGGACCCTGCTGCGCTTCGGATTTGAAACCCTGAACCTGAACCGAATCCAGCTGCGGGTGATGGAATACAACCGGCGGGCGATCCGCCTGTATGAGAAATCCGGTTTCGTGCGGGAAGGCTCGATGCGGGAGGCGCATTTTTACCGGGGCCGCTACTGGGACATGCACCTCTATTCCATCCTGCGCCGGGAGTGGCAAGCCCTTCCCGGCAACCCCAAGGAGTAGGACAGGCATGGCAAGCTACAATGGGATCAAGCTCTTCGCCGGCCGCGGATCGGTGGACTTGGCCGCGGCGATCTCCAAATACATCCGCATTCCGCTCAGCGGCCACGACGTGATGGATTTTCCGAACGAGAACGTCTTCCTGCGCCTGCATTCCAGCGTGCGCGGCCAGGACGTCTACATCATCCAGACCACCTCCTCGCCGGTCAACCGCAACTTCATGGAGCTCCTGATCACCCTGCGCACGCTCAAGCAGGATTCGGCCGACCGCGTGACGGCCGTCGTTCCCTACCTGTGCTACACGCGCTCCGACAAGAAGGACCAGCCGCGGGTGGCGATCACCGCCCGGCTGATCGCGGATTTGATCGAAGCCGCCGGCGCGGACCGCTATATCTTCCTGGACCTGCACGCCGGGCAGATCCAGGGATTTTTCTCCGTGCGCGGCGACGTGCTGACCACCTTTCCGATCCTGAGCGGATATTTTTCCAAAAAGAAGAAGAAGATGCACGAACCGGTGATCGTCACCGCCGACCTGGGGTTCGCCAAGAAGGGCCGCAACTTCGCGGCCTCGCTCGGATGCAGCATGGCCTTCATAGAAAAGCGGCGCAAGGGCAACAAATCGCTGACCGAAGTGCTGACCGTGGTGGGGGACGTGGAGGACCACGACGTGGTGATCGTCGACGACGAGATCGACACCGGCGGGACGATCTGCCAGGCGGTGAAGACCGTCAAAGAATTCGGCGCCCGCGACGTTTATCTGTCGTTCGTCCACCCGGTCCTTTCCGGTCCGGCCGTTGAACGGCTGGCCGGCCTGCCGGTCCGCGAGTTCGTCACCACCGACACCATTCCGATCCCGGCGGAGAAGAAGGCCCTGCTCGGAAACCGGCTGGTGGTGCTCTCGGTCGCCCCGCTGTTGGGCGAGGTGATCCGCCGCACGCACGAAGGGCGGAGCGTGGGCGAGCTGTTTCATGAGTGATTCGTTCCATGCCAAAGCTTGGAGGCCCGCCGGAGGCGGGCCGGCAAAGAAATCTCCCGCCATTTTAAGGAGATTGCTTCGGGGCCTCCGTCCCCCCGCAATGACAGCATCCCGGATATCATGAGATTCTCCATAAAGGAAACCACACCTCAATGCTGAACTCGCTCATTCGCCTGGTCGGCGGGGATCCCAACCGCCGCGATATCGAACGCTACTCCGCGTCGGTCGAAAGGATCAACGGCTTGGAGGCGGATTATCAAGCGCTCTCCGACGAAGCCTTGCGGGGCAAGACGGCGGAATTCCGCAAGCGGCTGGAGGACGGCGAATCCCTCGACGACCTGCTGGAGGAGGCGTTCGCCGCGGTGCGCGAAGCTTCGCGCCGGGCAATCGGCCTGCGCCACTACGACGTCCAGCTGGTCGGCGGAATGGTCCTGCACCAGGGAACCGTGGCGGAGATGCGAACCGGCGAGGGGAAAACCCTCGTCGCCACGCTGCCGCTGTACCTCAACGCGCTTACGGGCAAGGGCGCCCACCTGGTGACGGTCAACGACTACCTCGCCCGGCGCGACGCCCGCTGGATGGCGCCGATCTACATGGGCCTCGGCCTGACCGTGGGCGTGCTGCAGGAGGCCTCCCGCACCGACAACGCGCGCAAGGCCTTCCTGGTCGATCCGGCGCGGGAATCCACCCAGGAGGACAGCGACAAGCTGCGGCTGGTGGACCGGCGCCAGGCGTACGCCGCCGACATCACCTACGGCACCAACCACGAGTTCGGCTTCGATTACCTGCGCGACAACCTGGCCTTGAGGCGCGAGGAGCGGGTCCAGCGGGAGCGCAACTTTGCCATCGTCGACGAAGTGGACAACATCCTGATCGACGAAGCGCGGACTCCGCTGATCATCTCCGGCCCGGCGGCCGAGGAACAGCAGGAATACAAGCGCATGGCCCAGGCCGTGCGTCAGCTTCGCCCGGAAGATTACGAGATCAACGAGCGCGACCGGACGGTCAACCTGACCGAGGCGGGGGAAAGCCACATCGAGCAGATCCTCGGCCAGCCCCTGCGCGATCCGGACAGGCCGGAGGACGTGACGCCCGAGCAGGCGCGGCTGGCCGGCTACCTGAGCCAAGCGATGCGCGCCGAACTGCTCTTCCGCCGCAACCGGGATTACCTGGTCCAGGGCGGGCAGGTGGTGATCGTCGACGAATTCACCGGAAGGCTGATGCACGGCCGGCGGTGGTCCGACGGTTTGCACCAGGCGGTCGAGGCCAAGGAAGGGCTGGAGGTCCAGCCGGAAAACGTCACCTACGCCACCATCACCCTGCAGAATTACTTCCGTCTGTACGCCAAGCTGTCCGGGATGACCGGCACGGCGCTGACCGAAGCCGAGGAATTTCACAAAATCTACACCCTGAACGTCACCCCGATCCCGACCAACCTCGAATACCTCGCCGGGCGGCAGGAGATGGATCTGGTCGAAGTGCCGTTCCGGGAGAACGGCAACAAGTTCTTTTTCTTCGCCCGCAAGGCGGATCCGGATACCCCCGTGTTCTGGCGGCGCAAGGACTACAAGGACGTGATCTACCGGACGGAGGAAGCCAAGTTCCGTTCGGTGTGCGCCGAAATTCTGCAGATGCACGTCCTCGGGCGCCCGGTGCTGGTGGGCACGACGTCGGTCGAACGTTCGGAGATCCTTTCGGAGCGCTTGCGGGCGGAGCCCCTGCGCAAGCTGGCGCTGACCCTGCTCCTGCGCGACGCCTGGTTTAAAACCCACAACCGCGAGGAGGACGGCCGCCAGGTGGAGGAGCTCAATCCCCTGGCCGAGCCGCTCGGGAAGCTGGCGCCCTCCGTCCTGCGCGCCATCGCCAAGCCGCTGGAGCTTCCGCTCAATCCGGAAGAGCCCGGCAACGTGGATCGGCTGATGCACCTGCTTGCCCTGCCGGAGGATTCCCATCCGCGGCTGATGCAGGCCCTGCAAAAAGGCATCCCCCACCAGGTGCTCAACGCCAAGA from Anaerolineales bacterium encodes the following:
- a CDS encoding ribose-phosphate pyrophosphokinase codes for the protein MASYNGIKLFAGRGSVDLAAAISKYIRIPLSGHDVMDFPNENVFLRLHSSVRGQDVYIIQTTSSPVNRNFMELLITLRTLKQDSADRVTAVVPYLCYTRSDKKDQPRVAITARLIADLIEAAGADRYIFLDLHAGQIQGFFSVRGDVLTTFPILSGYFSKKKKKMHEPVIVTADLGFAKKGRNFAASLGCSMAFIEKRRKGNKSLTEVLTVVGDVEDHDVVIVDDEIDTGGTICQAVKTVKEFGARDVYLSFVHPVLSGPAVERLAGLPVREFVTTDTIPIPAEKKALLGNRLVVLSVAPLLGEVIRRTHEGRSVGELFHE